The window TCGTCGAGTCGGGCGAGACCGAGGGCGTCACCGCCGAGGACGAACGCATCCGGAGGTATCTGTCGGCATGACGGGAATGGAATCCGCACTCGCGGTCGCGGCGTCCGGGGTCGTCTCCGACACCCCGCTCGTCGTCGACGCCGTCTCGCGGCTGTTCCGTCCCGATACGGTGTCGCGCATCCTCATCGAAGGGCTCGGGAAGGCGTCGATCTACTTCATCATCGCGGTCGGACTGACGCTGGTGTTCGGGCTCATGGGCGTGCTCAACTTCGCACACGGCGCCTTCGCGATGCTCGGCGCGTACGTCGGCGGCCTCCTGATGGTGCTCGCGGTCTCGAGCGGCACTGGTCCGTACGCCCGCGTCGCCTTCTTCGTGGTCGTCGCCGCGGTCGTCTTCGGGCTCATGACGGCCGCCGGAAGCGTCCTCGAGATCGGGCTCGTTCGGCCGATATACGACCGGACGCCGATGTACCAGATACTACTGACGTTCGGGGTCGGCCTCATCCTCGAGGAGGGGGCCCGGATCGTCACCTCCGCGCGGGGAATCCAGCCAGAGCCGACCTGGACCGGCGCGGCGGCGACGATCCCGAACGCCCTCGAGACGTTCTACTCGATCCTGGGGGCGAGCATCCGCGGGTTCTACATGTTCGCGATCGTCGCCGGGGTTGCCGTCGCGGCGGCGGTCTGGGCGTTCCTGAACCGGACGCTGTACGGCCTCTACATCCGGGCCGGCAGCGAGGACCCGGAGATGGTCGAGGCGCTCGGTATCGACGTCCGGAAGGCGTTTACCGTCGTCTTCGGGCTCGGTACCGGGCTCGCGGCCGTCGGCGGCGTCTTCCTGATGTGGGACCCCACGTGGGGGCCGAGCGTCCTGTTGAACATCGACGCGTTACTCTATGCGTTCGTCGTGGTCGTCATCGGCGGCCTCGGCTCGTTCAAGGGGACGCTGGCCGCGGCGGTGATCGTCGGGATCGCCGACTCCTTCACGACCTGGCTGTTCAACACGGGGATCGTCGCCTTCCCCGGCCTCCCCGAAGTGACGATCTTCGCCCTGCTGGTGACCGTATTGATCGTCCGCCCACAGGGGCTGTACGGCGTCGAGGAGGTGGGTGGCCATTAGCCCGACTCGCGACGGTGACCGGGGCCACGATCCGGACGCTGCCGACTCCACATCGAGCGGAACGGCCACCGACGGCGGCACCGAATCCGCCTCGAGCGCGGGTCCGGACGCGACCGCTGACGACGGGGACCTCGGCGACGGCGCGACCGCGACGGCCGAGAGCCCGCTCGCCGAGAACGGGTGGGTTCGCCGGTACTTGCGGGAACACACGGCTCACGC of the Halobiforma lacisalsi AJ5 genome contains:
- a CDS encoding branched-chain amino acid ABC transporter permease, which translates into the protein MESALAVAASGVVSDTPLVVDAVSRLFRPDTVSRILIEGLGKASIYFIIAVGLTLVFGLMGVLNFAHGAFAMLGAYVGGLLMVLAVSSGTGPYARVAFFVVVAAVVFGLMTAAGSVLEIGLVRPIYDRTPMYQILLTFGVGLILEEGARIVTSARGIQPEPTWTGAAATIPNALETFYSILGASIRGFYMFAIVAGVAVAAAVWAFLNRTLYGLYIRAGSEDPEMVEALGIDVRKAFTVVFGLGTGLAAVGGVFLMWDPTWGPSVLLNIDALLYAFVVVVIGGLGSFKGTLAAAVIVGIADSFTTWLFNTGIVAFPGLPEVTIFALLVTVLIVRPQGLYGVEEVGGH